CCGGCACCCAGCCTTCCAGTTGCTCGCGCTTTGTTCCGGGGACAACTTCGAGTGCGTTGGGATCGACGTGGTGACCCGATTCCTTGCCCGTCATTAGGCCCGCGTCTCCTGCGGCGTATTGGAAGAATCTTCGATCTGTACCAGCGGATTGAATTCGTGCACCGGATGCACCGGCTCATCCAACAAATGCTCGGCGTCGGGATCAATGTAGTGGCTGAACATCGCCTTCGCCGTCGACAACAATCCCGACAGCGAGCTGAAGGTGTGGTTCACGGCCGACGCCTCGTATCCGCTGTGCACCATGCAATTCGCGCACTTCGGATTGCCCGACTCGGTCCCGTACTTTTCCCACTCCGTCGTTTCCAGTAATTCCTGGTACGTATCGGCGTAGCCGTCCTGTAGCAGGTAGCATGGCTTCTGCCAGCCGAACACGTTGTACGTCGGCATGCCCCACGGGGTACACGGATAAGTGCGCTTGCCCATCAGGAACTCGAGAAACAGCGGCGACATATTGAAGCGCCAATTCTCTTTCCGGTTCGACAGGATCGCCCGGAACAGCCGCCGCGTCCGCGCGCGACCCAGGAAATGCTGCTGGTCCGGCGCCTTCTCGTAGGAGTAGCCCGGCGAGAGCATCATGCCCTCGACGCCGAGTTTCATCATCTCGTCGAAGAACTCGCGCACGCTCTTCGGATCCGCGCCGTCGAAGAGCGTCGTGTTCGTCGTCACCCGGAAACCGCGGTCCAGGGCTTCTTTCACGCCCTCCACCGCCTTCTCGTACCCGCCCTCGAGGCATACCGACATATCGTGGTGTTCTTTTTGCCCATCGAGGTGCACCGAGAACGTCAGAAACTTGCTCGGCGTGAACTCGGCGATTTTCTGCTTTAGCAGCAGCGCGTTGGTGCACAGGTAGATGTACTTCTTGCGCGCGACCAGCCCTTTGACGATCTCCCCGATCTGCGGATGCAGCAGCGGCTCTCCGCCCGGGATTGCGATCGTCGGCGCGCC
This is a stretch of genomic DNA from Candidatus Binatia bacterium. It encodes these proteins:
- the hpnH gene encoding adenosyl-hopene transferase HpnH; the encoded protein is MPVPVSQAWTVATYVLKQKLMGRKQYPLVLMLEPLFRCNLACAGCGKIQYPGHVLKMQLTPEECFKAVDECGAPTIAIPGGEPLLHPQIGEIVKGLVARKKYIYLCTNALLLKQKIAEFTPSKFLTFSVHLDGQKEHHDMSVCLEGGYEKAVEGVKEALDRGFRVTTNTTLFDGADPKSVREFFDEMMKLGVEGMMLSPGYSYEKAPDQQHFLGRARTRRLFRAILSNRKENWRFNMSPLFLEFLMGKRTYPCTPWGMPTYNVFGWQKPCYLLQDGYADTYQELLETTEWEKYGTESGNPKCANCMVHSGYEASAVNHTFSSLSGLLSTAKAMFSHYIDPDAEHLLDEPVHPVHEFNPLVQIEDSSNTPQETRA